The sequence ATGCACACCCATGAAGAGGTAGAGTTCGTAATCCTCTAGGGTAATCGAATCTTCCCATATTATGTTCTCAAATATGTCGCTTCTTTCCCGTCCTATCTCTCGCCCTATATCGTATGCGTGGGCTGTGGACTTCACTCCGAGTTTGCTGTTAACTAAGAGTATTCTTGGTGTGCGTCGAAGCACATCCCTAACTCTTTCCGCCGTGACTGTTCTATCCTTTAACTGAACGATCAAGCTGTGCAGATGCATATGTGTAGTAGGAACCTTTAGAGCCATCGTAGTTATGTTTATGTGCGGTAGAACCGTCTTCACATCAGGACCGTGATGGGAAGGGAGGGTGACTGGATCTAGCACGACAGCATCTATAGGTCCTCGACTGATTTCATCCGGATCAGCAGCCCTCCTAGCTATCACAACCCTAGCCTTTTCAACACCAAACGCTAGATCCAAAGCATTTAAAACCCTGCATAAGCCAGTCGTGTTGCAAGAAACGACTCTTACAAATTGTCTGCCTAATGCTTGGTTATAGTTGCATTGTGCAACAAAAGAGAAGCCTGTTAACTCGTGTTCTTCACCACCTTGGAAGATCGCCTTCTTAGATGCTTTGGCATACATTTCTTTATTCTGGGGCCCAACATCTCCAGGTGTTGCGTCCACGATGATGTCAGCCTCTTTAACCATATCAACTACTGTACCGGAAACCTCTACCCCCATCTTTCTAAACTTCTCTACACTTTTTTCATCGGTGGTGAAGAGTTTATAGCCCTTATCTAAGGCGAAGAGCGCTTTGTAATCTGGGATTACT comes from Nitrososphaerota archaeon and encodes:
- a CDS encoding type II glyceraldehyde-3-phosphate dehydrogenase, with protein sequence MKVKVAINGYGVIGRRVADAVAKQDDMELVGVCKVIPDYKALFALDKGYKLFTTDEKSVEKFRKMGVEVSGTVVDMVKEADIIVDATPGDVGPQNKEMYAKASKKAIFQGGEEHELTGFSFVAQCNYNQALGRQFVRVVSCNTTGLCRVLNALDLAFGVEKARVVIARRAADPDEISRGPIDAVVLDPVTLPSHHGPDVKTVLPHINITTMALKVPTTHMHLHSLIVQLKDRTVTAERVRDVLRRTPRILLVNSKLGVKSTAHAYDIGREIGRERSDIFENIIWEDSITLEDYELYLFMGVHQEAIVIPENIDAIRAMFNLASSEQSIEKTNATLGIKSSIP